A single genomic interval of Salinarchaeum sp. IM2453 harbors:
- a CDS encoding cold-shock protein, with product MPSGTVDFFNDSGGYGFIDTDASDEDVFFHMEDIGGPDLEEGQEVEFEIVEADKGPRAKNLTRL from the coding sequence ATGCCAAGCGGAACGGTTGATTTTTTCAACGATTCTGGCGGTTACGGATTCATCGATACTGACGCCTCTGACGAGGACGTATTCTTCCACATGGAAGACATCGGCGGCCCAGACCTTGAAGAAGGTCAGGAAGTCGAGTTTGAGATCGTGGAAGCCGACAAAGGCCCACGAGCGAAGAATCTAACTCGCCTGTAG
- a CDS encoding DUF5778 family protein, with protein sequence MSDDPSAEVVDPDLYHRTQRLLKPGDIELEGLIIHSEIPGSDDMEMTDLTIEIGDIIASHATDKEVYVYSGTDDPEFASNQHQGLTIDGDEFVWECQQLLRNGTYDIVFYYEAETDSDAIVKEVTAEYEVQAVPVENAEEQEDEE encoded by the coding sequence ATGAGTGACGATCCCTCTGCAGAAGTTGTTGATCCAGACCTGTATCATCGTACCCAGCGACTGCTAAAGCCGGGAGATATAGAACTGGAAGGTCTAATCATACATTCTGAGATTCCTGGGTCAGATGATATGGAAATGACTGATTTAACAATAGAGATTGGCGACATCATTGCGTCACATGCTACAGATAAGGAAGTATATGTTTACTCTGGAACAGACGACCCAGAATTTGCGTCAAATCAGCATCAAGGATTGACAATTGATGGCGATGAGTTTGTCTGGGAATGTCAGCAACTCCTTCGAAACGGGACATATGACATTGTGTTCTACTATGAGGCTGAGACTGACAGTGACGCGATTGTTAAGGAGGTAACTGCAGAATATGAGGTTCAAGCAGTACCTGTTGAAAATGCAGAAGAACAAGAAGACGAAGAGTAA
- a CDS encoding TRAM domain-containing protein, with protein sequence MSFFKKYLKGWKFRTGRPTLDVDSTVDVFVSEHDGQRGLARIGDTQLYVNDLPKKHKGKQVRVRVTSFDSDRSVGEGEFVKVVGESSYSG encoded by the coding sequence ATGAGCTTCTTCAAAAAATATCTCAAAGGCTGGAAGTTCCGAACCGGACGCCCAACGCTTGATGTCGACAGCACTGTTGATGTCTTTGTCTCAGAACACGACGGTCAACGTGGTCTTGCTCGGATTGGAGACACACAACTTTACGTCAATGATCTCCCTAAAAAACATAAGGGCAAACAAGTTCGTGTGCGCGTTACGTCATTCGATTCTGATCGGTCTGTCGGAGAAGGAGAATTTGTCAAGGTCGTTGGAGAAAGTTCCTATTCAGGCTAA
- a CDS encoding Na+/H+ antiporter NhaC family protein, with translation MSEQDPVRDSAIQADDSPSIEFYGGRGMSAIPIVFFIIWAIFQTAFWYVSDTAGLIVGMAIGLILGMFFVKGSWKTYANTIFEGMTQPVAVTAIVAWLWAGMFSETLQAGDFVEGLVWAADALEVGSLLFPALTFLLAALLTTGIGTGYGATIAFVTLFFPAGIALGADPVLMFGAILSGAIFGDNLAPVSDTTIVSAVTQDADIGGVVASRFKYVIIAAAIAFPLFIFVSSTLPVYEGVGEQALEALNEQSDPLGLVHLLSMFVVIGAAIAGRHIVEAISWGIVVAIALNLVFNLSSAGDIVQFTAPESAPLADVVGEIAIIEIVETADQATVSGSLYEGIVGFVDLSVLVLLIVAGAQIMMRGGAFRAILDFTYDKLATTVRRAELTMVGTAALINSAITINTAAEIAIGPYISRVGERFNLNSYRRANILDAQTAALGYIFPWSGGVLVGFEAMSSLPDDFDWFPAEAVVNPIEVVPFVFQGWLLLAVFIIAAITGFGREYITDRESEDVMNL, from the coding sequence ATGTCAGAACAGGATCCTGTTCGTGATAGCGCGATACAGGCAGACGACAGCCCCTCGATAGAATTTTACGGGGGGCGAGGGATGAGTGCAATTCCAATCGTGTTTTTTATCATCTGGGCAATCTTCCAGACAGCATTTTGGTATGTCTCAGACACTGCCGGGCTGATTGTCGGGATGGCGATTGGACTGATCCTTGGAATGTTCTTTGTAAAGGGGTCATGGAAAACATACGCAAATACAATTTTCGAGGGCATGACACAGCCGGTGGCTGTCACAGCGATTGTTGCGTGGCTGTGGGCAGGCATGTTCTCTGAAACGCTGCAGGCTGGTGATTTCGTAGAAGGATTAGTTTGGGCGGCTGATGCGCTTGAAGTTGGTTCGCTTCTTTTCCCTGCACTTACGTTCCTTCTTGCTGCATTGTTAACGACTGGTATTGGTACTGGGTATGGTGCGACAATCGCTTTCGTTACGCTGTTCTTCCCAGCTGGAATTGCGCTCGGCGCAGATCCAGTGCTCATGTTTGGTGCTATCCTTTCCGGCGCTATTTTCGGTGATAATCTTGCACCAGTCAGTGACACCACAATCGTTAGTGCTGTCACCCAAGATGCTGATATCGGAGGCGTCGTTGCCAGTCGGTTCAAATACGTGATTATTGCTGCTGCAATAGCGTTCCCACTTTTCATCTTCGTTAGCAGTACGCTCCCTGTCTACGAAGGTGTCGGAGAACAAGCTCTGGAGGCACTCAACGAACAGAGTGATCCTCTCGGGCTGGTACATCTACTCTCGATGTTTGTTGTCATTGGCGCTGCTATTGCTGGCCGTCATATTGTTGAGGCTATTTCCTGGGGAATTGTTGTCGCAATTGCGCTTAATTTGGTCTTCAACCTTTCAAGCGCTGGCGATATTGTTCAGTTCACTGCACCTGAATCTGCCCCACTTGCAGATGTTGTCGGTGAAATAGCAATCATTGAGATTGTTGAGACTGCAGATCAGGCGACCGTCTCTGGTAGCCTGTATGAAGGCATTGTCGGTTTTGTTGACCTCTCTGTGCTGGTGTTGCTTATTGTTGCCGGTGCACAGATCATGATGCGAGGTGGAGCCTTCAGAGCAATCTTAGACTTCACATACGACAAGCTGGCAACGACAGTACGTCGAGCCGAGTTGACAATGGTCGGCACTGCAGCATTAATTAACTCTGCAATTACGATTAACACTGCTGCCGAAATTGCTATTGGACCGTATATCTCCCGTGTTGGAGAGCGATTTAATCTTAACAGCTATCGCCGAGCTAATATCCTTGATGCGCAGACAGCCGCACTTGGATACATCTTCCCATGGTCTGGTGGTGTGTTAGTTGGGTTTGAGGCTATGAGCTCTCTCCCTGATGACTTTGATTGGTTCCCTGCAGAGGCTGTTGTAAATCCAATCGAGGTTGTTCCGTTTGTGTTCCAAGGCTGGTTACTGTTAGCTGTCTTTATCATCGCAGCAATTACAGGATTTGGCCGTGAATACATTACTGACCGCGAAAGTGAGGATGTGATGAACCTATGA
- a CDS encoding universal stress protein, whose amino-acid sequence MYRDILVATDGSDQSMTAATHGFKVAKSSEATVHGLYIVDSRIVLAAAEDSQSDIRGSLQSEGENALAQLETEATAAGLDVTTTIEEGTPWKEILDYTTSNNIDLIVVGSHGKSPREKVKSLGSVSERVVDNASAPVLVVREE is encoded by the coding sequence ATGTACAGGGATATCTTGGTTGCCACTGATGGCAGTGACCAATCAATGACTGCAGCGACACATGGATTCAAAGTCGCTAAATCTTCAGAAGCAACAGTTCATGGCCTCTATATTGTTGATTCACGCATTGTTCTTGCTGCGGCCGAAGACTCACAGTCTGATATTCGCGGGTCACTTCAGTCTGAGGGCGAAAATGCGCTTGCACAACTTGAAACAGAAGCAACTGCTGCTGGCCTCGATGTAACGACAACAATTGAGGAGGGGACCCCATGGAAAGAAATTCTTGATTATACCACTAGCAATAATATTGACCTTATCGTCGTCGGCTCACATGGAAAATCTCCTCGCGAAAAAGTCAAATCTCTTGGTAGTGTTTCCGAACGAGTTGTAGACAATGCCTCGGCTCCTGTTCTTGTTGTCAGAGAAGAGTAA
- a CDS encoding YeeE/YedE family protein translates to MFGIFDVLLFIPMWDELFPKGIEQYLVGGIFIGVGTAVIYWGTGIIAGASTFLESTLSYVSRLDRFQQTRFVLTRDWRVVFTLGIVLGAAIYQTLLVGEIWTTDVQWWRLLVGGVLIGIGTRVGKGCTSGHGICGVGSFSHASLVNVAVFLLIAIGTALTVQAVGVTP, encoded by the coding sequence ATGTTTGGTATATTCGACGTACTACTTTTTATACCGATGTGGGATGAACTCTTTCCAAAGGGGATTGAGCAATACCTTGTGGGCGGCATTTTCATTGGAGTTGGTACCGCTGTTATTTACTGGGGGACAGGGATTATCGCTGGCGCGAGTACGTTTTTAGAGTCGACATTGTCGTATGTCTCAAGACTTGATCGGTTTCAACAGACAAGGTTTGTACTGACACGCGACTGGCGCGTGGTTTTTACACTTGGCATCGTGCTTGGGGCAGCAATCTATCAGACACTACTAGTTGGAGAGATATGGACAACTGACGTACAGTGGTGGCGGTTGTTAGTTGGAGGGGTATTGATTGGTATTGGAACACGCGTTGGAAAGGGGTGTACCTCTGGACATGGAATTTGTGGAGTCGGGTCGTTTTCACATGCCTCATTGGTTAATGTAGCTGTGTTTCTGCTGATTGCGATTGGAACAGCATTAACGGTTCAGGCAGTGGGGGTGACGCCATGA
- a CDS encoding DUF6691 family protein, with amino-acid sequence MTEAEHPAFLPLIFAGGLLFGFGLGYSEMAQPEVVLSFLQLRDLGLLFVMGGGAGVMIISFYLAPRIVGNAPLTNASYGRRIKSLDQNVLYGGVIFGIGWGLSGVCPGAGYASLGIGNYPILLAIGGMFIGAYLQGYWRSNG; translated from the coding sequence ATGACAGAAGCAGAACACCCAGCGTTTCTGCCATTGATTTTCGCAGGTGGTCTACTGTTTGGGTTCGGTCTTGGATACAGTGAAATGGCGCAGCCGGAAGTAGTTTTGTCGTTCCTGCAGTTGAGGGACCTTGGACTACTGTTTGTGATGGGCGGGGGCGCCGGTGTCATGATTATCAGTTTTTATTTAGCCCCACGGATTGTTGGTAATGCACCTTTGACAAACGCATCATACGGTCGGCGTATCAAGTCACTCGATCAAAACGTGTTATATGGCGGCGTAATCTTCGGCATTGGGTGGGGACTTTCAGGAGTATGCCCTGGGGCAGGATATGCAAGTCTTGGCATTGGAAATTACCCAATTTTGCTGGCCATTGGAGGCATGTTCATTGGAGCATATCTACAGGGATACTGGCGGTCAAACGGATAA
- a CDS encoding fumarylacetoacetate hydrolase family protein, translating to MKQIRFRDPAGAVRTGQWEEGVIKFGDSTYSPDDIDILPPCEPTKIVCVGKNYAAHADELDSEVPDRPLLFLKPPNTVAGHTDTIQLPEGKERVDYEAELAVVIGSQCRNVDPKDAKEVIAGYTCGVDLSNRDDQWEEQNWIRGKAFDGAAPLGPVLASPDELPDDAQVQLWVNDEQRQDASIEQLYFSIEDLIAEITEYMTLEPGDVIMTGTPEGVGPLSDGDEVRVQVEGVGELRHTVKR from the coding sequence ATGAAGCAAATTCGGTTTCGAGATCCAGCCGGTGCTGTACGCACAGGGCAATGGGAAGAAGGTGTAATCAAATTTGGGGATAGCACGTACAGTCCAGATGACATAGATATTCTTCCGCCATGTGAGCCAACAAAGATCGTTTGTGTAGGAAAAAACTACGCTGCACATGCTGATGAATTGGACTCAGAGGTCCCAGATCGTCCACTTTTGTTTTTAAAGCCACCTAATACTGTTGCTGGACACACAGATACAATTCAGCTGCCAGAAGGAAAAGAGCGCGTAGACTATGAGGCGGAACTAGCCGTTGTGATTGGATCGCAGTGTCGAAATGTTGATCCGAAAGATGCAAAAGAAGTCATCGCTGGCTATACCTGCGGGGTAGATCTCTCAAACCGAGATGATCAGTGGGAGGAGCAAAACTGGATACGCGGAAAGGCATTTGATGGAGCAGCGCCTCTTGGACCTGTGCTTGCGTCTCCGGATGAGCTACCAGATGATGCACAGGTTCAGCTATGGGTGAACGATGAGCAACGGCAGGATGCGTCTATCGAGCAGTTGTACTTCTCAATTGAGGATCTCATTGCTGAAATAACGGAGTATATGACTTTAGAGCCGGGTGATGTGATTATGACTGGAACACCAGAAGGGGTCGGTCCGCTATCTGATGGTGATGAGGTGCGCGTTCAGGTTGAAGGAGTTGGTGAGCTCAGACACACAGTCAAGCGTTGA
- a CDS encoding ribonuclease H-like domain-containing protein produces the protein MRIENSFIPASGVGEKTEQKLWQHGITHWEDFSGDVVGPTRAQNINAYIDQASQHLDRENPNFFCQSVPDSEHWRLYENFRSNTAFIDIETTGLDQQNNTVTTVSIHQDGSTETLVQGHDLTADQLQARIDNACLLVTFNGSRFDLPFLRKSFDVTFDRPHVDLMFLARRVGYSCTLSELEQQFGISRESPDISGKDAVRLWYEYQSGKDGALETLIKYNQEDTVNMKPLMDAVTTELHQSLFVNTIE, from the coding sequence GTGCGAATTGAGAATAGTTTCATACCTGCATCAGGGGTTGGGGAGAAGACCGAACAAAAACTCTGGCAACATGGCATAACACACTGGGAAGATTTCTCTGGCGATGTCGTCGGTCCTACTCGAGCACAGAATATCAATGCCTACATCGATCAGGCATCACAACATCTTGACCGAGAGAATCCAAATTTCTTCTGTCAGTCCGTTCCTGATTCTGAGCATTGGCGCTTGTATGAAAATTTTCGATCAAATACTGCGTTCATTGACATTGAAACCACTGGCTTAGATCAGCAAAACAATACTGTAACTACCGTCTCAATACACCAAGATGGATCCACTGAGACTCTCGTACAGGGACACGATCTTACCGCTGACCAGTTACAGGCCAGAATTGATAATGCGTGTTTGCTTGTTACATTTAATGGCTCGCGGTTTGACTTGCCGTTTCTACGGAAATCATTTGATGTAACTTTCGATCGCCCTCACGTTGATCTGATGTTTTTAGCCCGTCGAGTCGGATATTCTTGCACGCTCTCTGAACTTGAACAGCAATTTGGCATCTCCCGTGAATCGCCTGATATCTCCGGTAAAGATGCTGTTCGCTTATGGTATGAATACCAATCGGGAAAAGATGGAGCGCTTGAAACACTAATCAAATACAATCAAGAAGATACTGTGAATATGAAACCGCTTATGGACGCTGTCACAACAGAGCTTCACCAATCCCTGTTTGTTAACACAATCGAATGA
- a CDS encoding P-loop NTPase produces the protein MIGVIGAKGGSGRTTTTLGVAQAIGTRQQPALAVDCDWGMPELHLLANVDRYPIAKLSDQDQIPTQSQVRRPDQWSTVRVLPAIEPTREQGIQQMLDQMRWEGQIIVDGPSGVGQTVSSIIKASDQVIVTGTGTTVGIQQTAKTIRMANTLDTPVISAVIREGTPPYNAFNGIIPECRVHTVPEISDDPLSATATKDAYQEISNAIGSVAQKEMV, from the coding sequence ATGATTGGGGTAATCGGTGCCAAAGGAGGTAGCGGCCGGACAACCACTACACTTGGAGTAGCACAGGCAATAGGAACCAGACAACAGCCAGCACTGGCAGTTGATTGTGATTGGGGAATGCCAGAGTTGCACTTGCTTGCAAATGTTGATCGGTATCCGATAGCTAAACTCTCAGATCAGGACCAAATTCCAACGCAAAGTCAGGTTCGACGGCCCGATCAGTGGAGTACGGTCCGAGTATTGCCCGCAATAGAGCCAACGCGAGAACAAGGAATTCAACAGATGTTAGATCAAATGCGCTGGGAAGGCCAAATAATAGTAGACGGACCAAGCGGTGTGGGTCAAACAGTAAGTAGTATAATCAAAGCATCAGACCAAGTAATCGTCACCGGTACTGGAACTACGGTAGGGATTCAACAGACAGCTAAGACCATACGGATGGCAAATACACTCGACACCCCCGTAATTTCCGCTGTTATCCGTGAAGGAACACCCCCATATAATGCGTTTAATGGAATTATTCCAGAATGTCGAGTTCATACAGTCCCAGAGATTTCAGACGATCCACTATCGGCAACTGCAACCAAAGACGCGTATCAGGAGATTAGCAACGCTATTGGGAGCGTTGCACAGAAAGAGATGGTGTAA
- a CDS encoding peptidylprolyl isomerase, translating into MADEQEASAADADDVSESEVDEADTSGIQTGDFVRLDFTARTVEDGQLVDTTDPEVAEEEGVADQDQSFEPRVIIVGDGHLFEQVESDLEGKEAGDTGSVVVPSDEAFGAHDPDDVRTISAEKIPEDDRYPGAHVDIDGEHGHVEAVIGGRARVDFNHPLAGDDIEYEYEIIEQVEDRIEKARGLFDAYLGIDLEMFIETDEVEETQLIESDDDDDEDAEPEYETVTTEKETLYVESTPELTMNQQWMFSKQQIVQDVIEHADVNRVIVREVLDGAAAGPMGGMMGGLGGELDADVEDALEDADVDADELVEELSEE; encoded by the coding sequence ATGGCCGACGAACAAGAAGCATCTGCCGCTGACGCTGACGATGTATCTGAATCTGAGGTAGATGAGGCAGACACGAGCGGTATTCAAACTGGAGACTTTGTCCGACTAGACTTTACTGCACGGACCGTAGAAGATGGACAACTTGTAGACACAACTGATCCAGAAGTTGCTGAGGAAGAAGGTGTTGCTGATCAGGATCAGTCATTTGAGCCTCGCGTAATCATAGTTGGAGACGGACACTTGTTTGAGCAAGTTGAGTCCGATCTCGAAGGCAAGGAGGCTGGTGACACTGGGTCTGTCGTAGTTCCGTCTGATGAAGCATTTGGTGCACACGATCCTGACGACGTACGAACCATCAGTGCCGAAAAGATCCCAGAAGACGATCGGTATCCAGGTGCTCATGTGGATATCGACGGAGAACACGGACATGTCGAAGCTGTCATCGGCGGTCGTGCCCGAGTTGACTTCAATCATCCACTCGCTGGCGATGACATCGAATACGAGTACGAAATTATTGAACAAGTCGAAGATCGTATTGAGAAAGCTCGAGGGCTCTTTGACGCCTACCTCGGTATTGATCTTGAGATGTTTATTGAGACCGACGAAGTTGAAGAGACTCAACTTATTGAATCCGATGATGATGACGACGAAGATGCTGAGCCGGAATATGAAACAGTCACAACCGAAAAAGAAACGCTGTACGTTGAATCCACGCCAGAACTGACGATGAATCAGCAGTGGATGTTCTCAAAACAGCAGATCGTTCAGGATGTCATCGAGCATGCTGATGTTAACCGCGTTATCGTTCGTGAAGTCCTTGACGGTGCTGCTGCCGGACCGATGGGCGGTATGATGGGCGGCCTAGGTGGCGAACTTGACGCCGATGTTGAAGATGCACTCGAAGACGCCGATGTTGATGCTGACGAGCTCGTTGAGGAACTTTCCGAAGAATAA
- the cyaB gene encoding class IV adenylate cyclase has product MYEVELKVRADHETIKSRLEESNITVDRAIIQEDTYYNAPHRDFAETDEALRIRRQQEQSADEWEVIVTYKGPLLDEKSKTREEIETHIADGETFDTTLQRLGFTPAATVRKEREYYQLGEYELTLDAVKDVGTFIEIETETETDIEEAREGAYEQLEELGLDPEDHIQQSYLGMLLED; this is encoded by the coding sequence ATGTACGAAGTTGAGCTTAAAGTTAGGGCAGATCACGAGACTATAAAATCACGATTGGAGGAGTCAAACATTACAGTAGATCGAGCAATTATCCAAGAGGATACCTATTACAATGCCCCACACCGAGACTTCGCAGAAACAGATGAAGCCTTACGAATCCGACGGCAACAGGAGCAAAGCGCCGACGAATGGGAAGTAATTGTTACGTACAAGGGGCCACTGTTAGATGAGAAGTCAAAGACCAGAGAAGAAATAGAGACTCACATAGCAGATGGCGAGACGTTTGATACAACACTCCAGCGCCTCGGATTTACACCAGCAGCAACAGTCCGTAAAGAACGCGAATACTATCAGTTAGGGGAGTACGAGCTGACATTAGATGCTGTGAAGGATGTTGGTACGTTCATTGAAATTGAGACGGAAACCGAAACAGACATTGAGGAGGCTCGGGAGGGGGCTTACGAGCAGCTTGAGGAGCTCGGGCTTGACCCAGAAGATCATATCCAACAATCATATCTAGGAATGTTACTCGAAGATTGA
- the fen gene encoding flap endonuclease-1, giving the protein MGNPDLREIAAIESMAMDDIAGSTLAIDTHNWLYRYLTIVVRYTNSEAYTTSDGTEVANLIGIVQGVSKLLEHDITPVFVFDGIPTDLKEDEIKARRKSRKQREEQLETAKEEGDQVEIARLQSQTQRLTPTILETSRELLSILDCPVIEAPAEGEAQAAHMAKEGAVDGVGSEDYDTLLFGAPTTYRKLTSSGNIERMNLSKTLEKHDISFEQLVAAGILCGTDFNDGVHGFGPRTAIKAIKKHGTLDAVLEANNVEVPMADRIQSLFRDPTVTSEYKFDKSVAPDVDVAREYLTSNWEIEPTEIERSLERITTATQQTGLDDWT; this is encoded by the coding sequence ATGGGAAATCCGGATTTACGAGAAATTGCGGCGATCGAATCGATGGCAATGGACGATATTGCAGGATCGACACTTGCCATTGATACACACAACTGGTTATACCGGTATCTGACAATCGTTGTACGATATACAAACAGTGAGGCGTACACGACGAGTGATGGCACTGAGGTGGCAAATCTAATTGGAATTGTCCAAGGAGTATCGAAGCTACTTGAGCATGATATTACACCGGTATTTGTTTTTGATGGGATTCCAACTGATCTGAAGGAAGATGAAATCAAGGCAAGGCGTAAAAGTCGAAAGCAACGCGAGGAGCAACTCGAAACGGCCAAAGAAGAGGGTGATCAGGTTGAAATCGCACGGTTGCAGTCGCAAACACAGCGGTTGACTCCAACGATACTAGAAACATCGAGAGAGCTACTATCGATACTTGACTGTCCTGTCATTGAGGCACCAGCAGAGGGGGAAGCACAGGCAGCCCACATGGCAAAAGAGGGTGCAGTTGATGGTGTCGGATCTGAAGACTACGATACCCTGCTATTTGGTGCACCAACTACGTATCGAAAGCTAACAAGCTCTGGAAATATTGAGCGAATGAATCTTTCAAAAACGCTTGAAAAACACGACATCAGCTTTGAGCAACTCGTGGCAGCAGGGATTCTCTGTGGAACAGATTTCAATGATGGGGTACACGGGTTTGGTCCAAGAACTGCGATCAAGGCTATCAAAAAGCATGGAACACTTGATGCAGTACTCGAAGCAAATAATGTTGAAGTTCCAATGGCCGATCGAATTCAATCGCTGTTTCGTGATCCAACAGTGACAAGTGAATATAAGTTTGATAAATCGGTTGCTCCTGATGTCGACGTAGCTCGGGAGTACCTTACATCGAACTGGGAAATAGAACCCACGGAGATTGAGCGAAGTCTAGAACGGATTACGACAGCCACACAGCAGACGGGGTTAGACGACTGGACATAG
- a CDS encoding 50S ribosomal protein L21e — protein sequence MPKSNGPKQGTRNKLQNDPRERGISPPQRSIAEFEEGEIVHLRLDPSIPDGQFHPRFNGLTGEVVGMQGSAYKVEVEDGNAEKTVLANPAHLVSQE from the coding sequence ATGCCAAAATCGAATGGACCAAAACAAGGAACGCGGAACAAGTTACAAAATGATCCGCGTGAACGGGGAATTTCCCCGCCGCAGCGATCAATCGCGGAGTTTGAAGAGGGAGAAATCGTTCATCTTCGACTTGATCCGAGCATTCCGGATGGACAATTCCATCCTCGGTTTAATGGACTGACAGGTGAAGTCGTTGGTATGCAGGGGTCTGCATACAAGGTCGAGGTTGAAGATGGCAACGCTGAAAAAACAGTTCTTGCGAATCCAGCCCACCTCGTCTCTCAGGAATGA
- a CDS encoding RNA polymerase Rpb4 family protein — translation MTIFKETVDEEYLTISEAKELLEEVQMERAMQDEREVTYELARAIEHANQFAVLEANEAQELVAELQELEKVDEKTAYKIADLLPETRDELRTIYAKDRYTLTGDELDEILNIVAKYV, via the coding sequence ATGACTATCTTCAAAGAGACAGTTGACGAAGAATATTTGACAATTTCTGAGGCAAAGGAGCTGCTTGAAGAGGTTCAGATGGAACGGGCAATGCAGGATGAGCGTGAAGTAACATATGAATTGGCACGAGCAATTGAACACGCAAATCAGTTTGCGGTTCTTGAAGCCAATGAGGCACAGGAACTAGTCGCTGAACTACAGGAACTCGAAAAGGTCGATGAAAAGACCGCATACAAAATTGCAGACCTTCTCCCTGAAACCCGCGATGAACTGCGGACAATATACGCTAAAGATCGGTATACGCTTACTGGCGACGAACTTGACGAGATTCTGAATATTGTTGCCAAGTACGTATAA
- a CDS encoding DUF655 domain-containing protein, with protein sequence MSQSDSSEEATHAVVLDFLAHGRTDDSSPQYQRSPVAYAVGPESFRLFEIAFEDNPDVTIGDEIIVEPAEKRVGIEAIRQVEYEDLSSGAKSELDYVIEEIVEAQEDRFVEFYNTAQPITLRLHQLNLLPGIGKKLRNGILDERKRKPFDDFDEIEERVSGLHDPKGVIVERITEELQEDDLKYQIFVGRDEE encoded by the coding sequence ATGAGCCAATCCGACAGCAGTGAGGAAGCCACACATGCAGTGGTTCTTGATTTCCTCGCACATGGGCGTACGGATGACAGCAGTCCACAGTATCAGCGGTCTCCAGTAGCATATGCTGTTGGTCCAGAATCTTTCAGATTATTTGAGATTGCATTTGAGGATAATCCGGATGTGACAATTGGTGATGAAATAATTGTTGAACCAGCTGAAAAACGGGTTGGAATTGAAGCGATTCGACAGGTTGAATACGAGGATTTATCGAGCGGAGCTAAATCAGAACTCGACTATGTAATCGAAGAGATCGTCGAGGCACAAGAAGATCGGTTTGTTGAGTTCTATAATACGGCTCAACCGATTACACTTCGGTTGCACCAGCTAAATCTTTTACCTGGGATCGGGAAGAAACTCCGAAATGGAATCCTTGACGAACGAAAGCGAAAGCCGTTTGATGACTTCGATGAGATCGAGGAGCGAGTGTCTGGGCTTCATGATCCAAAGGGAGTAATTGTCGAGCGTATCACTGAGGAGCTACAAGAAGACGATTTAAAGTATCAGATTTTCGTTGGACGAGACGAGGAATAG